From Nerophis lumbriciformis linkage group LG13, RoL_Nlum_v2.1, whole genome shotgun sequence, one genomic window encodes:
- the LOC133613457 gene encoding uncharacterized protein C13orf42, which produces MFRKINHVFRPNGHKGRNNGGSCEGGGLGPDYHSACTVRLVRSTSLLVLGERSQSVLKRSKSTVSIESTLYYHQGQEDRMWLYSQNQNCLEYLEALGALRRRYTESVLNSRDKAKATASSKKKAVPPTPYREPVSRVTPSAPPVPNVKDTLQFLDEVIASCDSEAQRKPYMDDGHADVDFIVASSSAEHDLHSNWVLRVPRGADDPDSKPQEEKAVVSCAKEKVLNKKNQSGSTSSRLRLQRNPIHLPKVVESALQTLRFKPKCKKSK; this is translated from the exons ATGTTCAGGAAGATCAATCATGTGTTCCGTCCGAATGGACATAAAGGGCGAAACAACGGCGGGTCCTGTGAGGGTGGAGGATTGGGGCCGGACTACCACAGCGCCTGCACAGTCAGGCTGGTCCGTAGCACATCCCTGCTAGTGCTGGGAGAACGATCCCAGTCAGTTTTGAAACGGAGCAAAAGCACAGTGAGCATCGAGTCCACCTTGTACTACCACCAGGGACAAGAAGACCGCATGTGGCTCTATTCCCAGAACCAGAACTGCCTGGAGTACCTGGAGGCGCTGGGGGCTCTGAGGCGGCGTTACACCGAGAGTGTCTTGAATAGTCGTGACAAGGCCAAGGCCACAGCGTCCTCCAAAAAGAAAGCTGTGCCCCCAACTCCATACAGAGAACCG GTATCTAGAGTGACCCCCTCGGCCCCGCCTGTGCCCAACGTGAAGGACACTTTGCAGTTTTTGGATGAGGTGATCGCAAGCTGTGACAGTGAAGCCCAGCGCAAACCTTACATGGATGACGGGCATGCTGACGTGGACTTTATCG TGGCATCCAGCTCTGCAGAACACGACCTCCACTCCAATTGGGTCTTGCGGGTTCCTCGGGGGGCGGATGACCCCGACAGCAAGCCACAGGAGGAGAAGGCGGTCGTGTCCTGTGCCAAAGAAAAGGTTCTCAATAAGAAGAACCAAAGTGGGTCGACCAGCAGCAGGTTGCGTCTGCAGAGGAACCCCATCCACTTGCCCAAAGTGGTGGAGAGCGCCCTGCAGACGCTGCGCTTTAAGCCCAAGTGTAAAAAGTCCAAATGA
- the LOC133613590 gene encoding TLR adapter interacting with SLC15A4 on the lysosome, with protein sequence MLCEVKLLSMIYGQAEESDLPRDERQDTVARSTSPGVCRRCSSSEQVDNRSPSQLQDSQLESLDLYRTQPGRENPPGIEILAPARSGGDATAFLVPSYCQSICLNYSDLHIGGDQVLPLSADNQEQMVVETQAVGPFLQSCDVPPPAEESPLGGLLRSLRGGSNHWRQGSGRDRSVMFQGREGPFSNSLLNRYLEQKLLDLYQQYMMENMARDRGADAGPNFPLPGSEMFLSSLDQITLQLSRDGNLEAGLAKDMVLSCLLRVAGDKQSSEISTPFLQISSDVSKEHINEYKAGQK encoded by the coding sequence ATGCTTTGTGAAGTCAAATTGTTGAGCATGATTTATGGACAAGCAGAGGAATCGGACCTACCGCGTGATGAGAGGCAGGACACGGTTGCCAGGTCAACATCTCCTGGTGTATGTCGTCGTTGTAGTTCCTCAGAGCAGGTGGACAACAGGAGTCCTTCACAACTCCAAGACTCCCAGCTGGAGTCTTTGGATCTGTACAGAACCCAGCCTGGAAGAGAGAACCCTCCGGGTATAGAGATCCTGGCACCGGCACGCTCTGGGGGGGACGCCACCGCCTTCTTGGTACCGTCTTACTGCCAGAGCATCTGCCTGAACTACAGCGACCTTCACATCGGGGGCGATCAGGTGCTGCCATTGTCGGCTGACAACCAGGAGCAGATGGTGGTTGAAACCCAGGCGGTTGGGCCTTTTCTGCAGTCCTGCGATGTACCCCCGCCTGCGGAGGAATCCCCTTTAGGGGGTCTTCTGCGGTCACTCAGGGGGGGCTCCAACCACTGGAGGCAGGGAAGTGGTCGCGATCGCAGCGTTATGTTCCAAGGCCGCGAGGGCCCCTTCTCCAACTCCCTCCTGAATCGCTACCTGGAGCAGAAGCTCCTGGATCTCTACCAGCAGTACATGATGGAGAACATGGCCAGGGACAGGGGTGCGGACGCGGGCCCCAATTTCCCATTACCGGGCTCCGAGATGTTCCTGAGCAGCCTGGACCAGATCACCCTGCAGCTGAGCCGGGATGGGAACTTGGAGGCGGGCCTGGCCAAGGACATGGTGCTGTCGTGCCTGCTGAGGGTGGCTGGAGACAAGCAGTCCAGTGAGATCAGCACACCTTTCCTGCAGATCTCCAGCGACGTATCTAAGGAGCACATCAATGAATATAAAGCGGGACAAAAATAA